A genomic segment from Gopherus evgoodei ecotype Sinaloan lineage chromosome 6, rGopEvg1_v1.p, whole genome shotgun sequence encodes:
- the NDUFB6 gene encoding NADH dehydrogenase [ubiquinone] 1 beta subcomplex subunit 6 → MTGYTPDEKLRLQQLRALRRRWLKDQELSPREPVLPPPKLGPVASFWERFLQPGSFWRLQTFKLYKACVFTVTGILIPAWIVHYYVKYHVMKMPYGIIEGKPKVFPGDKILETGEIIPPMEEEPTGHH, encoded by the exons ATGACTGGCTACACCCCCGACGAGAAGCTGCGGCTGCAGCAGCTGCGCGCCCTGCGGCGCCGCTGGCTCAAGGACCAGGAGCTGAGTCCGCGCGAGCCCGTCCTGCCCCCGCCGAAACTCGGGCCAGTGGCCAGCTTCTGGGAGCGCTTCCTGCAGCCGGGCTCCTTTTGGCGGCTGCAG ACTTTCAAGCTGTACAAAGCTTGTGTATTTACTGTAACTGGGATACTTATTCCTGCCTGGATTGTTCACTACTATGTCAAATACCATGTAATG AAAATGCCATATGGTATTATTGAAGGGAAGCCCAAAGTATTCCCA gGTGACAAAATTCTAGAGACAGGAGAAATAATCCCACCAATGGAAGAAGAGCCTACCGGTCATCATTGA
- the SMIM27 gene encoding small integral membrane protein 27, whose amino-acid sequence MVISPCRAPRARRAMAPLSRRARDRLYSLILLTIVLLSWGYVIYATRIAARWQLEKDYPDQMLNF is encoded by the exons ATGGTGATCTCCCCTTGCCGTGCTCCACGCGCGCGCCGCGCCATGGCGCCGCTGAGCCGCCGTGCCCGGGACAGGCTTTACTCGCTG ATTCTTCTCACCATTGTATTACTTTCATGGGGATATGTTATTTATGCAACACGAATAGCAGCTCGGTGGCAACTTGAGAAGGACTACCCTGATCAAATGCTGAATTTTTAA
- the TOPORS gene encoding E3 ubiquitin-protein ligase Topors, whose protein sequence is MSDPLNYLRERGRRRRLRHRNEEPRAGPGPGPALCRRQRLKAADTGQPRVEGEPPAPDSGAANITSATEEFTVDSSFSPKAGTSKLHQTMPTDTSPDSKCPICLDRFDNVAYLDRCLHRFCFRCVQEWSKNKAECPLCKQPFHSIFHTVRAEDDFKEYVLRPLQNGSFASPDGRRFRYRTTLTRERHTSAYPRRSSSSRRTLSPPDNGILFEGLSGQPVGQRDGGIHQMIRRLASRRQASAEGRSLHQIQEQDIINFRRALYRSGVRVRNIQDGGRYRDISAEFFRRNPACLHRLVPWLKRELTVLFGAHGSLVNIVQHIIMSNVTRYDLESQAFSDDLKPFLLHRTNHFLHEFISFARCPFNIEAYDQHANYDCPAPSYEEGSQSESSVITISPDETDSQEPDHNASTTGVDRAPWDDETPGPSYSSSEQVHVAVASPLDTSETSDEEPSRNGTELQGQLKDNAAPDGDTDSSSENCVIVGYVKPLAERTPELVELSSDSEESVDDGKSEDVKKPQSIQFHVFSVSDASGCSSPCSPISKDGKYSHKSSTSPSHKKMKSKKNEKDATEIEDLSIKDSLQSSSTRRDRVCSPCSHRLSRRRRSRSSESYSQHSRNRDSHGQRARRKHHSKERLKSRLSRSRDSSRHRSRRDKRRSRPRDISLSRKSQTVSLSSESTISRDVSRSRSRSNDHSRRRSRSRDSDHYYVRDNYQSRYQWEYTFYSRNMDRDGYESSYRRRTQARAHYSRQSASPEYRIQSFSERTNTRNHRGHNESRYYYYERRRSRSRSSNRSRTASDRMRYEKPSGKRKYKTRHLENAHKENAASPCEGKGSDVQKSLSKYSGCYKNQDSLLDNQAGIGTRHKKRKKKSRSPSVEIIYEGKASDPTRHHKKKKKKHKKKHRRHHSGNSSHSSPVVITIDSDSDKETGIQENTECDSSISWTTTTQLNERENETPSPVLGTSDCKHEYTVDGESGLLDKDSSITTTRGDLGDDPGKVDRQFQETSNEQSLAVADDSSPSDMGTLPSNVETIQTESTSQLPSSRASFVGSSERPPLILRLPKRLIDRSYWLDSPEKKV, encoded by the exons ATGAGTGACCCGCTGAATTACCTCAGAGAGCGGGGGCGCCGCCGCCGCCTTCGTCACAGGAACGAAGAGCCGCGCGCGGGCCCCGGCCCGGGCCCTGCCCTCTGCCGCCGTCAGAGACTCAAAGCGGCGGACACGGGGCAGCCCCGCGTGGAGGGCGAACCGCCCGCACCGGACAGCGGCGCCGCT AACATAACATCAGCAACTGAGGAGTTTACGGTGGATAGCAGCTTTTCACCTAAAGCTGGCACAAGCAAGCTGCATCAGACAATGCCAACAGATACATCTCCAGACTCTAAATGTCCAATCTGCTTGGATAGATTTGACAACGTGGCCTATTTAGATCGTTGCTTGCATCGGTTCTGCTTTCGTTGTGTACAGGAGTGGTCAAAAAACAAAGCTGAATGTCCACTCTGCAAACAGCCTTTCCATTCGATCTTCCATACAGTGAGAGCTGAAGATGATTTCAAGGAGTACGTACTCAGGCCTTTGCAGAATGGCTCTTTTGCTAGCCCTGATGGGCGGAGATTTCGTTACCGTACTACTTTAACAAGGGAACGTCATACATCAGCTTATCCTCGAAGGAGTTCCTCTTCTCGAAGAACACTGTCACCTCCAGATAATGGGATATTATTTGAAGGATTATCTGGTCAGCCAGTAGGGCAAAGAGATGGAGGAATTCATCAGATGATTAGACGGCTTGCATCAAGAAGACAAGCTAGTGCAGAGGGTAGATCACTGCATCAAATTCAAGAACAAGATATAATTAATTTCCGAAGAGCTCTGTATCGTTCTGGTGTGCGGGTTAGAAATATTCAAGATGGTGGTCGTTATAGAGACATTTCAGCTGAGTTTTTCCGCCGGAACCCCGCTTGTCTTCACAGATTAGTTCCATGGCTGAAGCGTGAGCTAACAGTCCTGTTTGGTGCCCATGGGTCTCTAGTCAATATTGTACAGCATATCATCATGAGTAATGTGACTAGATATGACTTGGAGAGTCAGGCCTTTTCTGATGACTTAAAACCTTTTTTGCTCCATCGTACTAACCACTTTTTACATGAATTCATTAGCTTTGCCCGATGTCCTTTTAACATAGAGGCGTACGACCAACATGCCAATTACGATTGTCCTGCTCCTTCATATGAAGAAGGAAGCCAGTCAGAATCATCAGTTATCACAATATCTCCAGATGAGACAGATTCGCAAGAACCAGATCATAATGCATCCACAACTGGTGTTGATCGGGCACCTTGGGATGATGAAACTCCAGGGCCATCGTATTCCAGCTCAGAGCAGGTTCATGTTGCCGTGGCTTCTCCTTTGGATACTTCAGAAACTTCTGATGAAGAACCTAGTAGAAATGGAACTGAACTGCAAGGGCAGTTAAAAGATAATGCAGCCCCAGATGGTGACACTGATTCTTCTTCAGAAAACTGCGTCATTGTTGGGTATGTTAAGCCATTAGCTGAAAGAACACCAGAGCTTGTTGAGCTGTCCTCGGACTCTGAGGAGTCAGTTGATGATGGGAAAAGCGAGGATGTGAAGAAACCACAGTCCATCCAGTTTCACGTTTTTAGTGTCAGCGATGCTAGTGGGTGCTCATCGCCATGCTCTCCTATATCTAAGGATGGTAAATATAGCCATAAAAGCAGCACCTCACCCTCGCATAAGAAGATGaagtcaaaaaagaatgagaaagaTGCAACTGAAATAGAAGATTTGTCTATAAAGGACTCTTTACAAAGTTCCTCTACAAGAAGGGATAGAGTGTGCTCTCCGTGCAGCCACAGATTATCCAGAAGGAGGAGATCAAGGAGTTCAGAATCATATTCACAGCACTCTCGCAACAGAGACAGCCATGGCCAGAGAGCCAGGAGGAAACATCACAGCAAAGAGAGGTTAAAAAGtagactgtcaagaagcagagATAGTAGCAGACATAGGAGCAGAAGAGATAAAAGGAGGTCAAGACCTCGAGACATAAGTTTATCTAGAAAAAGCCAGACAGTGTCTCTAAGTAGTGAGAGCACTATATCTAGAGATGTCAGCAGGTCAAGATCCCGGAGTAATGATCATAGCAGAAGAAGATCAAGGAGCAGAGACAGTGATCATTATTATGTAAGAGATAATTACCAAAGTAGATACCAGTGGGAGTACACTTTTTACAGTAGAAACATGGACAGAGATGGCTATGAATCCTCATACAGGAGGAGAACTCAGGCCAGAGCTCATTATTCAAGGCAGTCAGCTAGTCCAGAGTACAGAATACAGTCCTTTTCTGAAAGGACAAATACTCGAAATCATAGAGGTCACAATGAAAGCAGATATTACTACTATGAAAGACGCAGATCAAGGAGTCGATCCAGTAATAGATCTCGGACTGCTTCTGATAGAATGAGATATGAAAAGCCTAGTGGAAAAAGGAAATACAAAACTCGCCACTTGGAAAATGCACACAAAGAGAATGCAGCAAGCCCTTGTGAAGGGAAAGGAAGTGATGTGCAGAAGTCTTTGTCAAAATACAGTGGTTGCTACAAAAATCAGGACAGCCTTTTAGACAACCAAGCAGGCATTGGGACTAGacataaaaagaggaaaaaaaagtcaagaagtcCAAGTGTAGAGATTATTTATGAAGGAAAAGCTAGTGACCCAACCAGAcatcacaaaaagaaaaagaaaaagcacaagAAGAAACACAGGAGACATCACTCAGGTAACTCATCACATTCTTCTCCAGTTGTGATTACAATTGACAGTGATAGTGATAAGGAGACTGGAATACAAGAAAATACTGAGTGTGACAGTAGTATCTCTTGGACAACCACAACCCAgttaaatgagagagaaaatgagactCCATCTCCTGTCCTGGGAACAAGTGATTGTAAGCATGAGTACACAGTAGATGGTGAAAGTGGACTGTTGGACAAGGATTCCAGTATTACTACCACTAGGGGAGACTTAGGTGATGACCCTGGAAAGGTAGATCGCCAATTTCAGGAAACATCAAATGAGCAGTCTCTTGCAGTGGCAGATGATAGTAGTCCATCTGACATGGGAACTCTACCGAGCAATGTTGAAACTATACAAACTGAATCAACCAGTCAGTTGCCTTCTTCCAGAGCATCATTTGTAGGGAGTTCAGAGAGACCACCTTTGATATTAAGACTGCCAAAAAGACTTATTGACAGATCATATTGGCTTGACTCCCCAGAAAAAAAGGTGTAA